The following coding sequences are from one Scomber scombrus chromosome 20, fScoSco1.1, whole genome shotgun sequence window:
- the LOC134002235 gene encoding dermatan-sulfate epimerase-like protein produces MYSQMPGNMAVNWVVYSVFLLPLFAVGAAFSGVFNATDRDIFTDDLLQVKLTHDRATEQWKHHSPDSHPNLYFNQVDVLHLRQRSSTTHSHIFKVIRAAVLTMLSNVPFYMPPAKHEEFTSKWNEIYGNNLPPLALYCLLCPEDSAALQFLIKFMDRMADYPDWKVTSAPNDEVPMAHSLTGFATAYDFIYTFLDERRKDVYLKKIRSETEELFELSKYRGWGKQYLQNHQTTNILAIMTGAIVVGSHNDQESMIWKQVSVNYMEKTMFLLNHIVDGSLDEGVAYGSYTAKSITQYVFLAQRHFNIDNLQNNWLRGHFWFYYATLLPGFQRTVGIADSNYNWFYGPESQLVFLDTFVMRNGTGNWLAQQIRKHRPKDGPMGQSSAQRWATLHTEYIWYNSHLTPQPPHNFGKAWMHIFSNWGVVTYGAGLPNGQGNTFVSFKSGKLGGRAVYDIVHDKPYSWVDGWNSFNPGHEHPDQNSFTFAPNGQVFVSEALYGPKYSYLNNVLVFSPSPTSQCNNPWEGQLGECAKWLRWTDEGVGDANGEVIVASSHRDTMFVSGEAASAYSPAMRLKSVYRALVLLNSQTLLVLDHVEKWDDSPVKSLSAFFHNLDIDFKYVPFRFMDRYNGAMMDVWDAHYKMFWFDTQGHSPDTKIQEAEQAAEFKKRWTQYVNVTFPMTGTVSRVAYVLHGPYVKVSSCRFVDNSKNGVRLSLTINNTEKIVSIATNYKDIGARLTYLGFGGHCKVEDRYQITRYGLGTQLIPKQISADNQLFDFGFTVNVIAGVVLCVAIGFLTMQRKFYVCFSRLMRYALLSVLILWIAELLFVSNSCDQLLCGVKWKGAGAKSEVNNQIRLYEQRRLPLPTVLIATLPGSGSEILKHLFYNSSDFVYIRVPTEHVDIPETEFEFDSLVDACEWSRSDAEHGRFKIIQGWLHSLVHNTKLHLQNIQLVEGSRVKQPQKVSTSRDRKKRSRRREQASELKGKLRASLDRDADYVREMRRHVAEYPNTRVVLSMRSGSWALKLPFVQEVVGHSLRTIYLVRDPRAWIYIMVYNSKPSLYSLKNIPQHLSLIFKEDAVKDGCPTVAPEFKILQRLLARSETNPILILAHLWLAHTAAVLRVSESLPEECYYQVRFEDVVNFPQETAESIHRFLGVPVSPTALNQLLFTTSTNLYNLMYEGDISPANINMWREKMPRKDIRLIEDICGSVMKRLGYARFAS; encoded by the coding sequence atgtattcacaaATGCCTGGCAACATGGCAGTTAACTGGGTTGTatattctgtctttttgttACCGCTCTTCGCAGTGGGGGCTGCTTTCTCGGGGGTCTTCAATGCCACTGACAGAGACATTTTCACAGATGATTTGCTGCAGGTCAAGCTCACCCACGACAGAGCGACTGAGCAGTGGAAACATCACTCTCCGGATTCTCACCCCAACCTATATTTTAACCAAGTGGATGTGTTGCACTTGAGGCAAAGGAGCTCCACCACCCACAGTCACATATTCAAAGTCATCCGGGCGGCTGTGCTCACCATGTTGTCTAATGTTCCTTTTTACATGCCCCCTGCAAAACACGAGGAGTTTACAAGCAAGTGGAATGAGATTTATGGAAACAACCTGCCTCCCCTGGCTCTCTACTGCCTGTTGTGCCCAGAGGACTCTGCTGCCTTGCAGTTTCTCATCAAGTTTATGGACAGGATGGCTGATTACCCAGACTGGAAGGTGACCAGTGCGCCTAATGATGAGGTTCCCATGGCACACTCTCTCACTGGGTTTGCTACTGCCTATGACTTTATCTACACTTTCCTGGATGAAAGGCGGAAGGATGTGTACCTCAAGAAAATTCGCTCTGAGACGGAGGAGCTGTTTGAGCTCTCCAAGTACAGGGGGTGGGGGAAACAATACCTCCAGAATCATCAAACTACTAATATATTAGCTATCATGACTGGTGCAATAGTGGTGGGATCACATAATGACCAAGAGTCGATGATCTGGAAACAAGTGTCAGTGAATTATATggaaaaaacaatgtttctgCTAAACCACATTGTTGATGGGTCGCTGGACGAGGGAGTAGCCTACGGGAGCTACACGGCCAAGTCCATCACGCAGTATGTCTTCTTAGCTCAACGCCACTTCAACATCGACAACTTGCAGAACAACTGGCTGCGGGGACACTTCTGGTTTTATTACGCCACTCTGTTGCCGGGGTTTCAGAGGACAGTCGGCATAGCAGACTCCAACTACAACTGGTTTTACGGACCAGAGAGCCAGCTTGTCTTCCTCGATACATTTGTCATGAGGAACGGAACGGGTAATTGGCTGGCTCAACAGATTAGAAAGCACCGGCCCAAGGATGGTCCCATGGGACAGTCTTCTGCACAGCGCTGGGCTACACTTCACACAGAATACATCTGGTACAACTCCCACCTCACACCACAACCTCCCCACAACTTTGGCAAAGCCTGGATGCATATTTTCTCAAACTGGGGTGTGGTTACGTACGGAGCAGGGCTGCCCAATGGTCAGGGTAATACTTTTGTCTCCTTTAAGTCTGGCAAACTGGGTGGCCGCGCAGTCTACGACATTGTCCATGACAAGCCTTACTCATGGGTAGACGGCTGGAACAGCTTTAACCCAGGTCACGAGCACCCAGACCAGAATTCATTCACATTTGCTCCTAATGGACAAGTATTTGTGTCTGAGGCACTTTATGGCCCAAAATACAGCTATCTTAACAACGTGTTAGTGTTCAGTCCGTCTCCTACTAGTCAGTGTAACAATCCCTGGGAGGGTCAGTTGGGGGAGTGTGCCAAATGGCTGCGCTGGACTGATGAGGGGGTGGGTGATGCTAATGGGGAGGTGATAGTCGCCTCCTCGCACAGGGACACTATGTTTGTGAGTGGGGAAGCAGCGTCGGCTTACTCCCCCGCCATGAGACTAAAGAGTGTGTACAGAGCTTTGGTTTTGCTCAACTCTCAAACGCTGCTTGTGCTTGACCATGTGGAAAAGTGGGATGATTCACCAGTGAAGTCACTCAGTGCTTTTTTCCACAATCTGGACATTGATTTTAAATATGTTCCCTTCAGATTTATGGACAGATATAATGGCGCAATGATGGACGTGTGGGACGCTCATTATAAAATGTTCTGGTTTGACACCCAGGGTCACAGCCCCGATACCAAGATACAAGAGGCAGAGCAGGCGGCTGAGTTTAAAAAGAGGTGGACACAGTATGTCAATGTCACTTTTCCAATGACAGGCACAGTCAGCAGAGTTGCTTATGTGTTACACGGTCCATATGTCAAAGTGTCCAGCTGTAGATTTGTGGATAATAGCAAGAATGGAGTGAGACTTTCTTTAACCATAAATAACACAGAGAAGATTGTCTCTATAGCTACAAACTATAAAGACATAGGAGCAAGGTTGACTTATTTAGGATTTGGAGGTCACTGTAAAGTGGAGGATAGATATCAAATCACACGATATGGCCTTGGGACACAACTCATCCCCAAACAAATCAGTGCTGATAATCAGCTGTTTGACTTTGGATTTACAGTCAATGTGATAGCAGGGGTTGTTCTCTGTGTGGCTATAGGATTTTTGACCATGCAGAGGAAGTTTTATGTCTGCTTCAGCAGGCTGATGCGTTACGCCCTGCTCTCCGTGCTCATCCTGTGGATAGCCGAGTTGCTGTTTGTGTCTAACAGCTGCGATCAGCTTCTCTGTGGGGTAAAATGGAAAGGTGCGGGTGCCAAAAGCGAAGTAAACAACCAAATCAGACTGTACGAGCAGCGCCGACTCCCCCTCCCTACCGTCCTCATAGCAACCCTTCCCGGTTCAGGCTCAGAAATACTCAAGCACCTTTTCTACAACAGCTCTGACTTTGTTTACATTCGGGTTCCCACCGAGCACGTGGACATACCAGAGACTGAGTTTGAGTTTGACTCCCTGGTTGATGCCTGTGAGTGGTCAAGGTCAGATGCTGAGCATGGACGGTTTAAGATTATCCAAGGCTGGCTGCACTCGCTGGTCCACAACACCAAGCTCCACTTGCAAAACATTCAGCTGGTAGAGGGCAGTAGGGTCAAACAGCCCCAGAAAGTCAGCACCTCCagggacagaaagaaaagatcaaggaggagggagcaagcGTCTGAGCTGAAGGGAAAACTGAGAGCCAGTCTGGACAGAGATGCAGATTATGTTAGGGAGATGAGACGACATGTCGCTGAGTACCCCAACACCCGCGTGGTCCTCAGCATGCGAAGTGGAAGCTGGGCGCTCAAACTACCTTTCGTTCAGGAGGTTGTGGGACATTCACTGAGGACAATCTATTTGGTCAGGGACCCTCGAGCATGGATTTATATCATGGTATATAACAGTAAACCCAGCCTATACTCCCTTAAGAACATCCCGCAGCACCTTTCCTTGATATTCAAGGAGGATGCTGTCAAGGATGGCTGCCCAACTGTGGCACCAGAGTTTAAAATACTACAGAGGCTGCTGGCCCGATCGGAGACAAACCCTATCCTGATACTGGCTCATCTGTGGCTGGCTCACACCGCAGCAGTGCTGAGGGTCAGCGAGAGCCTCCCCGAGGAGTGCTACTACCAAGTGAGGTTTGAGGACGTGGTCAACTTCCCCCAGGAAACCGCGGAGAGCATACACAGGTTTCTAGGGGTGCCCGTCTCACCCACAGCCCTCAACCAACTTCTATTTACCACCTCCACAAACCTGTACAATCTAATGTACGAGGGAGACATTTCACCAGCCAATATTAACatgtggagggaaaaaatgcCACGAAAGGACATCAGACTAATAGAGGACATATGTGGGAGTGTGATGAAGAGGCTGGGTTACGCCAGGTTTGCCAGTTAA